The following proteins are encoded in a genomic region of Geitlerinema sp. PCC 9228:
- a CDS encoding phosphoribulokinase, with protein MHQRPIILGIVGDSAAGKTTLTKGVAQVLGEENVTVICTDDYHKYDRQQRKEMGISALHPDCNYLDIIEQHLGLLQAGEPILKPIYNHHTGTFDPPEYIKPNKFVVVEGLLGYTTPQMRDYYDVKVYLAPPESLREAWKIKRDTGKRGYTPEQVREQLQKREPDSEAFIRPQRQWADAIVTFYPPEDNPQENNVLLNVSLVLRPTIPHPDLTRILNSEGNHLGSSIRLRLDRDMSKPVDVLEIDGHATLEQVRELERILCQDVPYLGKFCSLEGNQELGKITGTTGETLQSYPLALTQLLITYHMLKASHVEAKTQAQG; from the coding sequence ATGCACCAACGTCCAATTATTTTAGGAATTGTCGGCGATAGCGCCGCCGGCAAAACTACCCTCACCAAAGGCGTTGCTCAAGTTTTGGGTGAAGAAAATGTAACAGTCATTTGTACTGACGACTACCACAAATACGACCGCCAGCAAAGAAAAGAAATGGGGATTTCGGCGTTACACCCTGATTGTAACTATCTGGATATTATCGAACAACACTTAGGTTTGTTACAAGCGGGAGAACCCATTCTCAAGCCGATTTACAACCACCACACGGGTACCTTTGACCCACCAGAATACATCAAACCCAATAAATTTGTGGTGGTAGAAGGATTGCTGGGGTATACCACGCCTCAAATGCGGGATTACTACGACGTTAAGGTTTACCTAGCACCACCGGAATCCTTGCGGGAAGCTTGGAAAATCAAGCGCGATACTGGCAAACGCGGCTACACGCCAGAACAAGTAAGGGAACAGCTGCAAAAACGCGAACCCGACTCGGAAGCCTTCATTCGCCCGCAGCGGCAGTGGGCAGATGCCATCGTTACGTTTTATCCGCCGGAAGACAATCCCCAAGAAAATAACGTACTGCTCAATGTGAGTTTGGTATTGCGCCCCACCATTCCGCACCCGGATTTGACCCGCATTTTGAACTCAGAAGGCAACCATTTAGGTTCTTCCATTCGCCTGCGTTTGGATCGGGATATGAGCAAGCCTGTGGATGTGTTGGAAATTGACGGTCACGCTACTTTGGAACAGGTACGGGAGTTAGAACGAATTTTGTGTCAGGATGTTCCTTATTTGGGCAAATTCTGCAGCCTAGAAGGCAACCAAGAGTTGGGCAAAATTACCGGTACCACTGGAGAAACTTTGCAGAGCTATCCTTTGGCATTGACCCAGTTGCTGATTACTTACCACATGCTGAAAGCTTCCCACGTAGAGGCCAAAACCCAAGCTCAAGGCTAA